A portion of the Adhaeribacter radiodurans genome contains these proteins:
- a CDS encoding response regulator, protein MKKIVLVDDMDIFNFIMKKVISNVNPGHQVHDFTNSQQALEQLEDLEPNVIFLDLNMPEVNGWDFLEDMKARNLPHKVYILTSSTSELDRQRSEKYQNVVNFLTKPVAQDKVAEILKEV, encoded by the coding sequence ATGAAAAAGATTGTGCTGGTAGATGATATGGATATTTTTAATTTTATCATGAAAAAGGTAATATCTAACGTTAACCCTGGTCATCAGGTACACGATTTTACGAACAGCCAGCAAGCCTTGGAACAGTTAGAAGATCTAGAGCCAAACGTAATTTTTCTGGATTTAAATATGCCTGAAGTTAATGGTTGGGATTTCCTGGAAGATATGAAGGCCCGAAATTTACCGCACAAGGTATATATTCTTACCTCGTCCACGAGCGAACTGGACCGCCAGCGTTCTGAAAAGTATCAGAACGTAGTTAATTTCTTAACCAAACCAGTTGCTCAGGATAAAGTAGCCGAGATATTAAAAGAAGTTTAA